One Pseudorhodoplanes sinuspersici DNA segment encodes these proteins:
- a CDS encoding ABC transporter ATP-binding protein, whose translation MTIEGRDLSIGYPDRLVGSGLNVRLAEGEVLALLGPNGGGKTTLLKTLLGLLVPRRGEVRVMDKPLHELPIAERARMIGYVPQVHHGTFAFTVESVVLMGRTAHGSLFAAPSADDREISMAMLDRFGIASLAQRAYTEISGGERQLVLLARALAQEPRFIVLDEPTASLDFGNQGKVMNEIRGLAEAGLGVLFTTHDPNHAMRAATRVYLLRDGTRLAEGKVTDVLTVENLEALYRANVQTLRDERSGGVAFLPG comes from the coding sequence ATGACGATCGAAGGCCGCGATCTCTCCATCGGTTATCCGGACCGCCTGGTCGGCAGCGGATTGAATGTGCGCCTCGCGGAGGGCGAGGTGCTGGCGCTGCTCGGTCCGAACGGTGGCGGCAAGACGACCTTGCTCAAGACGCTGCTGGGGCTGCTCGTACCACGGCGCGGTGAGGTGCGCGTCATGGACAAGCCGTTGCACGAGCTGCCGATCGCGGAACGCGCGCGGATGATCGGCTATGTGCCGCAGGTGCATCACGGCACCTTCGCCTTTACGGTCGAAAGCGTTGTGCTGATGGGGCGCACGGCGCATGGTTCTCTGTTCGCCGCGCCAAGTGCGGATGACCGCGAGATCAGCATGGCGATGCTGGATCGCTTTGGCATCGCATCGCTGGCGCAGCGCGCCTACACGGAAATTTCCGGCGGTGAACGGCAATTAGTGCTGCTCGCACGCGCGCTGGCACAGGAGCCGCGCTTCATCGTTCTCGACGAGCCGACGGCCAGCCTTGATTTCGGCAATCAGGGCAAGGTGATGAACGAGATCCGCGGACTTGCCGAGGCCGGGCTCGGCGTGTTGTTCACGACGCACGATCCGAACCACGCGATGCGGGCCGCGACGCGCGTCTATCTTCTGCGCGACGGCACCCGCCTCGCCGAAGGCAAGGTGACGGATGTGCTGACAGTGGAGAACCTGGAAGCCCTGTATCGCGCCAATGTACAGACGTTGCGCGACGAGCGAAGCGGCGGGGTCGCTTTCCTGCCGGGGTGA
- a CDS encoding FecCD family ABC transporter permease has protein sequence MMPRSALPGTLIAIAVLVAGFAAAFLIGRFPVSIGDIIAVLWSKVADGAADVPAATEAVILQVRGPRVIAAFLVGAALAVAGTAFQGLFRNPLVSPDILGASSGAALGAVLGIYFSLGVLSIQIFAFIGGLVAVTAVYLIGSAIRTRDPVLVLVLAGVVIGALLGAGVGLVKYLADPYNQLPAMTFWLLGSLAAANVSDLVPLFGPVLLGSVVLLALRHRMNVMSLPEEEARALGVPTGALRVAIVAAATLVTSASVATAGIIGWVGLVVPHLARSLVGPDFARLLPVSAILGGGFLLFIDTIARSVAQVEVPLGILTAVIGTPFFIWLLASVSKTWS, from the coding sequence ATGATGCCCCGCTCCGCACTTCCCGGCACACTCATCGCGATTGCCGTGCTCGTTGCCGGCTTCGCCGCGGCATTCCTGATCGGCCGCTTTCCGGTATCGATCGGCGATATCATCGCGGTGCTGTGGAGCAAGGTCGCCGATGGCGCAGCGGACGTTCCTGCGGCGACCGAAGCCGTAATCCTGCAGGTGCGCGGCCCGCGTGTGATCGCGGCTTTTCTGGTCGGCGCGGCATTGGCGGTGGCTGGCACAGCCTTTCAGGGCCTGTTTCGCAATCCGCTGGTGTCGCCCGATATCCTTGGCGCCTCGTCCGGTGCCGCGCTCGGTGCGGTACTCGGCATCTATTTCTCGCTTGGTGTTCTCTCGATACAGATCTTTGCTTTCATCGGCGGTCTTGTGGCCGTGACTGCGGTGTATCTGATCGGGTCGGCGATCCGCACACGCGATCCGGTGCTGGTGCTGGTGCTCGCCGGCGTCGTCATCGGAGCGCTGCTCGGCGCTGGCGTCGGGCTCGTGAAGTATCTCGCCGATCCATACAACCAGTTGCCGGCGATGACCTTCTGGCTGCTCGGCAGTCTGGCTGCGGCGAATGTGTCGGATCTCGTTCCGCTGTTCGGGCCGGTGCTGCTCGGCAGTGTCGTGCTGCTGGCCTTGCGGCACCGCATGAATGTGATGTCGCTGCCGGAAGAGGAGGCGCGCGCACTTGGCGTGCCGACCGGAGCGTTGCGCGTTGCCATCGTTGCCGCGGCGACGCTTGTCACCTCGGCGAGCGTTGCGACCGCGGGCATCATCGGCTGGGTCGGCCTCGTGGTGCCGCATCTGGCGCGCTCTCTGGTCGGGCCCGATTTCGCGCGGCTGCTGCCGGTGTCGGCGATTCTCGGCGGCGGATTCTTGTTGTTCATCGACACCATCGCGCGCAGCGTGGCGCAGGTGGAAGTGCCGCTCGGTATTCTGACGGCGGTGATCGGCACGCCGTTTTTCATCTGGCTTCTCGCCAGTGTGAGCAAGACGTGGTCGTGA
- a CDS encoding iron ABC transporter substrate-binding protein, giving the protein MLSRRSVLAGLLSTLPRVAQAQSVTDATGRVLAIPANVTRVFPAGPPAAIMLYTLAPDLLIGWPRANRLEEREYLLPDIGSRPEIGRITGRGNTANLEMLLALKPDLILDIGSTSRTYVTLAERVQEQTGIPYALLDGRFEATAASYRKLGELTRHEMQGKEFASYTTRTLDTIMQRIANVAPDKRPRVYFARGPRGLETGLGGSINVETIELLARNVAGERKGGLATVSIEQVLVWNPDVIITIDRDFASNVKGDPAWKGGTAVQEGRVHLAPKLPFGWIDFPPSVNRLIGLWWLAKILYPERFPEDIRAIARDFYARFYHVTPTDAQMDAVLEGRG; this is encoded by the coding sequence ATGCTCTCCCGCCGCTCAGTCCTTGCTGGTCTGTTATCGACGCTGCCGCGCGTCGCGCAGGCGCAGAGCGTTACCGATGCGACGGGGCGGGTGCTGGCGATCCCGGCCAATGTGACGCGCGTGTTTCCGGCCGGTCCGCCAGCCGCCATCATGCTCTATACACTGGCGCCGGACTTGCTGATCGGCTGGCCCCGCGCCAATCGCCTGGAAGAACGCGAATATCTGTTGCCCGATATCGGTTCGCGGCCCGAGATCGGCCGCATCACCGGGCGGGGCAACACCGCCAATCTCGAAATGCTGCTGGCGCTGAAACCCGATCTTATTCTCGATATCGGTTCGACCAGCCGGACCTATGTCACGCTCGCCGAGCGCGTGCAGGAACAGACCGGTATTCCCTATGCACTGCTGGATGGCCGCTTCGAAGCGACTGCCGCCTCCTATCGCAAGCTCGGCGAACTGACGCGCCACGAGATGCAAGGGAAGGAATTTGCCAGTTACACGACGCGCACGCTCGACACCATTATGCAGCGCATTGCCAATGTCGCGCCGGACAAGCGGCCGCGGGTCTATTTCGCACGCGGTCCGCGCGGACTTGAAACCGGGCTCGGCGGTTCTATCAATGTCGAAACGATCGAATTGCTGGCGCGCAATGTTGCCGGCGAACGAAAAGGCGGCCTTGCCACGGTGTCGATCGAGCAAGTCTTGGTGTGGAATCCGGATGTCATCATCACCATCGATCGCGATTTTGCATCGAATGTGAAAGGCGATCCGGCGTGGAAAGGGGGCACCGCCGTGCAGGAAGGCCGCGTGCATCTTGCACCGAAGTTGCCGTTCGGCTGGATTGACTTTCCGCCGTCGGTGAACCGTCTGATCGGTCTGTGGTGGCTGGCGAAGATTCTCTATCCTGAGCGTTTTCCCGAAGACATCCGCGCGATCGCGCGTGATTTCTATGCGCGCTTCTACCACGTCACGCCGACCGACGCGCAGATGGATGCCGTGCTGGAAGGGCGGGGGTGA
- a CDS encoding TOBE domain-containing protein — protein MKLSARNRIKGRIVDVRLGTTTAHVKIDIGGGQVITAAITNEAVDEMDLTVGREAYAVIKASDVMIGMD, from the coding sequence ATGAAACTCAGCGCACGTAATCGGATCAAGGGCAGGATTGTCGACGTCAGGCTGGGCACAACCACCGCACATGTGAAGATCGATATCGGCGGCGGGCAGGTCATCACCGCGGCCATCACCAACGAAGCGGTCGACGAGATGGACCTTACGGTTGGGCGGGAGGCCTACGCTGTGATCAAGGCCAGCGACGTGATGATCGGGATGGATTAG